In Nitrospirota bacterium, the genomic stretch AAATAATGGTAAAACGGTTCCTGTAGCATTGACACAAACGGTCCCTGCGGCAACGGTCTTACCTAACCTTTGTCCAGCAAAGTTAACCGCTAGCACACTTCTTAAGCCTGCGATATAGCCTACGTCCGCGGCAGCCTGGGCATCCGTCTGCATATCCACATATTTAGGAATTGCAACCGCAGCAAGAATTCCTAATACCACGATCACGATAATTAATTCAATTAACGTAAAACCTTTTTGATTTCGTAATACCTTCATCTATTTCTCCTTATATTAGTGTTAAATACGACTTCTATTTTGTAGGGACGGTTAATCAACCGCCCTCTTAAAGGGCGACTTATCAATCGCCCCTACGTATTTTTAAAAAATCATATTAAAGAAATCACCTCCTCTTTCTTTAAATTATAGCCGGTATTTGAATTACCACAAGTTGGCGGCGTTTCCATATGAGTCTACCGGGGCCGTCGCTGCAACGTAAATCTGGCCTGAGCCTGGATCGTAATCCCATCCAATCCCTGCTCCACTTACCACCGTTCTGGCGTCGGCTTGGGCCAGTGTCGCCTGCGTAACCAGTTGGTTATTGGTGATCACCGAATCCGGCGGCATGCAGACGGTACAGGTGGTAGCCGATGGCCCTTCGATGATCTTTAATCCGTTCAGGGCAACGGTCCTTCCAGCCGTCAGGTTGTTATTTAACTCGGCCACCGAAGGCCATTCCAAAGCGGTTCCACCGTAGCCGGCAAGCAAAAACCGGGCGTGGAGCAAACTGATTCCACCTCTGATGGTCGCCAGATTTCCTTTGGTTGCTCCTATCTGGGCCTGTGTTGTCAAGTCCTGATACCTTGTCACGGCAATCGCCGTTAAAATTCCAAGAATGACCAAAACGACTAAAAGTTCAATTAATGTAAAACCCGCCTGATTTTTTAATCTCTTCATTTTTTAATGCGCTCCTTTGAATACAGAAATTAAATTCCACCACGGCATAAAAACCGCCAGCGCTAAAAACAAAACCATACATCCGACAAACAGAAGAAGGATCGGTTCCAGAGAAGCCGATAGATTTTTTATGGCATATTCGACGTCCCGGTCGAAATACTCGGAGACCTTTAAAAGCATCTCTTCAAGCTGGCCCGTCTCCTCTCCAATTGCGGTCATCTGGATCACAATCGGCGGAAAGATACCGCTCGATTTCATTGGCTCGACTAGCCCTTTTCCCTTTCTGGCACTGTCACGGACTCCCTCTACCACCTTTGCGATTACCACATTTCCAACAACACTGGAAACCATATCAAGGGTTTCCAGAATGGGTAATCCGGTCCGTGTTAAATTTCCAAATACGCGGGCAAACCGGGAGAGGGATGTTTTCAAAAAGATCTTTCCGAAAACAGGTATTTTTAATTTTAGGCCATCCCATTTTCTTCTTCCTGAATCTGTGCGGATATAAGCTCGCGCCCCCCAGTAAATCGCGATACCCAGCAACAAAAAAACCGGCCAGAAAACATGAAAAATGTTATTCGCTCCAATTAAAATCCTCGTGGGAAGAGGAAGTGGCACTTTAAACCCGG encodes the following:
- a CDS encoding type II secretion system F family protein, which translates into the protein MPVFQYRARNQSGELVVGSIESLRREDVAFQLDRLGYIPVGIKELRKTTLTFLKADLFRSSSASQEDLIVFTRQLHTLLSAGLSITYSFEALKDQTENLRFKGVISRILTDIEGGNSISDALARHPKIFDPLYINMIKAGEAGGILDITLDRLAEILEHSRETGERIRTATRYPKIVLISLLLAVIVLMTFVIPQFVKLYSGFKVPLPLPTRILIGANNIFHVFWPVFLLLGIAIYWGARAYIRTDSGRRKWDGLKLKIPVFGKIFLKTSLSRFARVFGNLTRTGLPILETLDMVSSVVGNVVIAKVVEGVRDSARKGKGLVEPMKSSGIFPPIVIQMTAIGEETGQLEEMLLKVSEYFDRDVEYAIKNLSASLEPILLLFVGCMVLFLALAVFMPWWNLISVFKGAH
- a CDS encoding type II secretion system protein, which translates into the protein MKRLKNQAGFTLIELLVVLVILGILTAIAVTRYQDLTTQAQIGATKGNLATIRGGISLLHARFLLAGYGGTALEWPSVAELNNNLTAGRTVALNGLKIIEGPSATTCTVCMPPDSVITNNQLVTQATLAQADARTVVSGAGIGWDYDPGSGQIYVAATAPVDSYGNAANLW
- a CDS encoding prepilin-type N-terminal cleavage/methylation domain-containing protein, whose amino-acid sequence is MKVLRNQKGFTLIELIIVIVVLGILAAVAIPKYVDMQTDAQAAADVGYIAGLRSVLAVNFAGQRLGKTVAAGTVCVNATGTVLPLF